The Flavipsychrobacter sp. genome contains the following window.
CAGGTAACAAACAGGTTACCAGAGCTCGTGCAAAGGGAGGGTATTATAGTAAACTATGTTCAGCCCAATATGTTGATGTATGTAAACCTGTATAGCAATGATAAAAATACAGATGAGAAGTTTCTGTATAACTATGCAAGTGTTAACGTATTACCTGAACTACAAAGAATAACAGGGGTTGCTAGTGCAAAAATATTGGGCAGCAGGCAGTTTGCAATGCGTGTATGGCTTAAACCAGACAGAATGAGAGCTTACAACGTATCAACTGAAGAGGTAATGAAAGCCTTGAGCGAGCAAAGTATAATAGGATCCCCCGGAAGAATTGGACGTAGTGATGGCAAGCGATCTCAATCACTTGAATATGTTTTAACTTATGAAGGAAGATTCAACAAACCTGAACAATATGAGAAAGTTATCATAAGAGCTACACCAGACGGAGAAGAACTATATTTAAAAGACATAGCAGATATAGAGTTAGGTAGTGAATTTTATGACATATACTCTAACTTAAACAATAAGCCTTCAGCAGCTATAGTACTAAAACAAAACTACGGTAGTAATGCCAGCCAAGTAATAGAGCAACTCAAAGAAAAACTAAAAGAAATTAAGGCTAGTTCCTTTCCTCCAGGAATGGATTATGAAATAAGTTATGATGTATCACACTTCCTAGATGCGTCGATAGAAAAGGTGATCCATACTTTAATAGAAGCATTTATCCTTGTAGCCTTGGTGGTATTTCTTTTCTTGGGCGACTGGCGATCTACCCTTATACCTACTATTGCAGTGCCGGTATCTCTTGTTGGAGCCTTTATGTTCATGCAACTGTTTGGACTAACCATTAACCTTATTACCCTTTTTGCACTTGTACTTGCAATTGGTATTGTTGTTGATGATGCGATAGTGGTAGTAGAGGCAGTACACGCCAAAATGGAAGAAGAACATCTTTCTCCATACAAAGCTGTAAAAAAGGTCCTCAAGGAAATAAGTGGTGCGGTTATCGCCATCACACTTTTAATGACGGCTGTATTTGTACCAGTAACATTTATGACTGGCCCTGTGGGTATATTCTATAGACAGTTTGCAATAACCATGGCCACATCTATCGTATTGTCAGGCATAGTGGCATTAACCTTAACACCTGTTCTCTGCGCTATGATACTGAAAAACGATCATGGCAAACCTAAAAAGAAAACGCCTATAGATAAATTCATTAGTCTGTTCAACAGAGTATTCGAGAGGCTAACGGGCAAGTACGTGAAACTTTTAAATGTTATTGTCAGCAGGAGGGTAATTACATTTGGTATACTAGCAGCTTTTTGTGCTGGGATATTTTTTACAACTAAAAAACTGCCATCAGGATTTATCCCAGCTGAGGATCAGGGCATGGTATATGCTATTATTCAAACTCCACCTGGCTCAACATTGGAGCGAACTAATGACATCTCTCGTCAGCTACAACATATAGCAGAAGAAGTAGAAGGTATACAATCGGTTTCAGCATTGGCTGGTTATGAGGTATTGACAGAAGGTCGTGGTTCTAATGCGGGTACATGTTTGATCAACTTAAAAAACTGGTCAGACAGAAAACATAACGCTAAAGAGATCATAGAAGAATTAGAAGAAAGATCGAAAGAAATACCTGGTGCAACGATTGAGTTTTTCCAACCACCAGCCGTACCTGGCTATGGTGCTGCCGGAGGTTTCTCTTTAAGACTATTGGACAAAACAAATACCGGAAACTACAAGTCCTTTGAGAAAGTAAATGACGAATTTATGAAAGAGCTCAAGAAACGTAAAGAACTTTCGGGACTATTCACCTTTTTTGCTGCTAACTATCCGCAGTATGAACTAGAGATAGACAACAAAGTAGCTATGCAAAAAGGGGTATCTATAGGTAACGCTATGGATGCTTTATCTATTCTTATCGGGAGCACTTATGAACAAGGTTTTATACGCTTTGGGCAATTCTACAAAGTATATGTGCAAGCTGCACCTGAATATAGAAAACTACCGCAAGACCTCTTGGACCTATATGTAAAAAACGATAGAGATGAAATGGTTCCCTACTCTGCTTTTATGAAAATAAAGAAGAAACAAGGTTTAAACGAGATCACTCGATATAACATGTACACATCTTCTGCCATAAATGGATCGCCAGCAAAAGGCTATAGTTCAGGTGAGGCTATTGCGGCTATTCAAGAAGTAGCAAGTAAAACATTACCTCGTGGTTATGATATTGATTGGGTAGGCTTATCCAAAGATGAAACAAACCGAGGAAACGAAGCACTGTACATCTTCCTCATAGTGCTAGGCTTTGTTTATTTAGTATTAGCAGCCCAGTACGAAAGTTTCATCATTCCGTTGTCAGTAATTCTTTCACTACCTGCAGGCGTATTTGGAGCATTTATTTTATTAAAGATCATGGGTCTCGCAAATGATATATATGCACAAATAGGACTAATAATGCTTGTAGGGCTACTTGGCAAGAATGCGGTACTAATAGTTGAGTTTGCAGTACAAAAACACCAACAAGGGGCTACAATACTAAAGGCAGCCATTGAAGGTGCTAAGGTTCGTTTTCGTCCAATATTGATGACATCGTTTGCGTTTATTGCTGGCTTGATACCATTAGTTGTAGCTACAGGTCCTGGGGCAGTTGGCAATAGGACAATAGGTACAGCTGCTGCCGGTGGCATGCTACTGGGAACTGTATTTGGGGTCATTATAGTGCCTGGCTTGTATTACATCTTTGGCAGGCTTGCCGAGGGACGTACATTAATAAAAAATGAAGATGAAAATCCTTTAACAGAAGAAATCGTAGAATAAAATGTTTAGTAAAAAACAATATACATACATTCTAACAGCATGCCTGATACTAACATTTCAGGCATGCAAAGCTCCTTCTGTAATAGAAGCGAAGCTGAACAAAACTATTCCAAAGACATATGCGACAGGTACAGTAGATACTACCAATTCAGCAACAATGAATTGGAGAACATATTTTACTGACCCTTATCTGCAAACACTGATAGACACTGCATTAAATAAAAACCAAGAGTTATTAATAACATTTCAGGAGATACAAATTAGCCGTAACGAGGTAAGGGCTAAAAAAGGTAAATACCTACCCGAAGTAAACATTGGCGCTGCAGGTGGAATAAATAAAGTTTCTAGATATACAAACATTGGTGCGCTTGAGAAAAATGTAGAAATAGAACCGGGAAAGGAAACACCAGAACCGCTACAAGATTACTTAGTTGGTTTAGATGCATCTTGGGAAGTTGATATTTGGAAAAAGCTACGTAATGCTAAAAAGGCAGCCGTTGCCAGATACTTATCTTCTATTGAGGGTAAAAACTTTATAGTTACAAACCTAATTTCGGAAATAGCACGTTCCTATTACGAGCTCTTGGCATTAGACAATCAACTAAACATCCTAGATAGGAATATAGCGATACAAAGCAATGCGCTAAATATTGTAAAGATTCAAAAAGATGCAGCAAAAGCAAACGAACTGGCTGTTCGCAGGTTTGAAGCAGAGGTATTAAAAACAAAAGGCCTGAGATATGCAATACTACAACGTATAACAGAAACAGAAAACAGAATAAATTTTCTTGCAGGTAGATACCCACAACACATAGAAAGAAGTTCTGAAAAGTTTGTAGATGCAGAATTGATAAATGCTAAAGCAGGTATACCTGTGCAATTATTAAGTAACCGCCCCGATATAAAGCAGGCGGAGCTTGCACTGAAGGCGGCAAAATTGGATGTAAAATCTGCAAAGGCAGCATTCTACCCTTCTTTGCGTATTACGGGAGGTGTTGGCGTACAAGCTTATAATGCAGTTTACTTAATTAAAAAGCCTGAGTCACTTATATTCTCGCTGGTGGGAGATTTAGCAGCACCTCTTATTAATAGGAATGAGATAAAAGCCAAATATCTGAATGCCAATGCTAAACAACAACAAGCCATCTATAGCTATGAGCAAACTATACTAAAAGCATATAACGAGGTTGCTAATCAGTTATCTAAAATCAATAACCTTAATAACAGTTACGAGATAAAAACACAACAAGTAGGCGCACTCACAGAATCAATTAACATATCTGTAAAGCTGTTCAAATCTGCACGTGCCGACTACATGGAAGTATTACTTACACAACGCGATGCTGTAGAAGCAAAGTTTGAAATGGTAGAACTAAAGATGCAGCAAATGAATGCTATGGTTAATATCTATCAATCACTTGGCGGAGGATGGAGTCAATAATATAAAGCAAGAGTTACACCAATTTAAAAAAGTGAATTACCAAATAGTTAATGCTTCATAAGAGAGAGGTTGGAACATAGAGATAGTCTTATCTCTATAGTGTTGATTTTAAAGGGAGTTTCTTTCTAGAAACTCCTTATTTATTGAAACTAAATTGCCTTGCTCCAAAAAGAAACAAGGCAATAATGGCACCTCTACCATTTTATAGCAATTGCATAAGGTATACGTAAGAATACGCTCCTTTCATGTAATTAATATCATTCAAATATCACAACATGTTGATGATACATTTTATTGTCTACCTCAACTGTGACCATATACATACCCTTCGCCAATTGACCAGATAGGTCAAATTGTTTTTCAAACGCTCCACTAATAATGTCAACATTCGTATTGTATACTTTTTGACCAAGATGATTACTGATATACATTAAGGCTTTACCTGAGTGACCACCAATTTTGCCCCTCAATACAAACTGACCATTATTAGGATTAGGGAACAATGTTATTTTATTATCCACTTTAGTAGTGGCAGTAACACCAGCAGGTATATTTACTCTAATAGTATTACTGGTTACATATTCATCAACTACACATGGCCAGTCGGCTTTCATGGTCACATTTAGTTTATCACCAAACTTCAGATCATCTGTAGTATAAGTATCGGTTGTTGCCCCTACTATTATTTGCCCATTCTTCCTCCATATATATTTAGGATTAGCACCTGGATTATTAGGTATTGCAGTAAACGTTACCAACCAACCCGGAGCAATTACATTACCTGAACTTACAGTAAGCGAAACTCCTGTAGTTTGTGTTTTATGTACCGTCATTATCTCTGTATTGGTCACAACAGGTTCAGGACAAACATTACTATTAGTAAACACACAATAAATAGAGTCTCCAGTTTTAAAAGCAGTACTTGTATACGAGCCGAATATATTATTCGTTTTCACACCGTTTAAATACCAATCAAACGCAGGAGTTGTTCCTCCATTAGTATAATAACAATATACAGCTACCTGCTCTCCTTCACATATCTCATCTGTAGGTGTGGCATCTATTCTTGCTGTTGAGAAACTTAGCGGTATTACACGCATAGCTATCTTGTTACTTGTTACTGTTTTAGGGGTTGCACAGAGTGCATTACTGGTAAGCTCACAACTAACTATATCTCCATTCAATAACCCTCTCGTACTAAATGTATCTGCATTAAAACCCACCAAGGTATTATTGACATACCATCTGTAGGTTGGAGCAGTACCTCCATTAGTAGTAGTAGCCGTAAAAGAGGCTAACCTTGTAGCGCATACTGAGTCCGCCGTAGCACTTGTTACATTTATAGTGGGCAACAATAGTGGATGCACTGTCATGGTTACCCCATTACTTGTAGCTGTGGTAGATGTAGGACAAGGAGCTGTTGTGGTCAACACACAAGTGATCACATCTCCATTAGACAAGCTGGTAGTAGTATAGCTAGTAGAGTTACCACCCACATTTGCACCATTTCTCTTCCATTGATAAGACGGATTATTTCCTCCATTACTAATAGATGTTACTGTGAAAGTAACTGAAGTATTAGCACAAATATCAGTATCTGAAGCAATAATCGTTATTGCAGGTGTTACGATTGGGTGTACAGTAAGCGTTGCTACATTACTAATAGCCGGTGGTGTACAATAACCATTTACAACACAACGATATTGATAGCTATTTACAACAGTAGAAGCACCATTAATACTAAGAGTAGCGGTATTAGTATTATTATACATACCATTACCTCCACCATTACCAATATTGCTCCAACCACCACCTGCATTCACTTGCCACTGATAGGTTACTGCTGTACCTGTTGCACTCACACTGAAGGTAGTACTATTACCATCACATATTACACTATTGCTTGGATGACTGGTAATGACAGGTAATTCATTTACTGTTAATGTAGCTGCATTAGTAATAACAGTAGGTGGGCATGTACCACTTATCATACAACGGTATTGGTATCCATTAATAGCTGCCGTAGCTCCATTAATATTTAATACTGCTGCATTTACATTATTATAAATGCCTCCATTACTAATATTAGTCCAACCACTACCACTATTTACTTGCCACTGATATACCAAACCAGCGCCAGTACCTTGTGCAGTAAAAGAAGTATTACTTCCCACACAAGTAACGGTATTACTAGGGTGTGTTACTATAGATGGCAAGCTATTAACGATCAAAGTAGCTGCCGACGTAGTTGCTGATGGCACACAAGTACCACCAACCAGACAACGGTATTGGTTAATACTAATAGAGGTTGGGGCTGTAGTTATGTTCAATGTTGCTGTAGTAGCATTACTATATACTCCCCCATTGGTCACGTTGCTCCAACCAGTGCCACTATTTACTTGCCACTGATAAGTTAAACCTGCTCCTGTAGCCGACACACTAAAACTTGTATTACTGCCCGCACAAATAGTAGCACTAACAGGATTACTTGTAATAACAGGTGAAGTATTAACAACAAGCGTTACTGTATTAGATGTAATTGAAGGTGTACATGTACCTGTCAATACACAACGGTATTGATAACCGTTCACATTGGCCAATGCTGTTGTCAAGCTTAAACTTATAGTAGTAGCGCCACTATAAATACCTGCATTGGTTACATTAGACCAGCCACTACCACTATTCACTTGCCACTGATAAGTTAAAGCTGTTCCTGTAGCGGCTATATTAAAAGAAGTATTCCCTCCTTCACAAATAGTACTATTAGTTGGTTGCGTAGAAATAGCAGGAGCAATATTTACAATTATACCAACAGCAGCAGAAGTTACTGATGGCATACAAGCTCCACTTACTATACAACGATATTGATAATTGTGTACTACTGTAGTTGCGGCTGTTAAGTTCAATGTGCTAGTAGTAGCTCCTGAATAAACACCTGCATTAGCCACATTAGACCAACCACTACCACTACCACTATTCACTTGCCATTGATAAGTCAAAGCGGTTCCTATGGCCGATACACTAAAGCTAGTATTAT
Protein-coding sequences here:
- a CDS encoding efflux RND transporter permease subunit, with amino-acid sequence MFRRFIHRPVLAISISLVILFLGFLSMTNLPKSQFPSVAPPMVLVSVAYPGASAEVLVNSVLIPMERSINGVPGMRYMTSDATSAGEATIQVVFNLGTDPNQAVVNVKNRIEQVTNRLPELVQREGIIVNYVQPNMLMYVNLYSNDKNTDEKFLYNYASVNVLPELQRITGVASAKILGSRQFAMRVWLKPDRMRAYNVSTEEVMKALSEQSIIGSPGRIGRSDGKRSQSLEYVLTYEGRFNKPEQYEKVIIRATPDGEELYLKDIADIELGSEFYDIYSNLNNKPSAAIVLKQNYGSNASQVIEQLKEKLKEIKASSFPPGMDYEISYDVSHFLDASIEKVIHTLIEAFILVALVVFLFLGDWRSTLIPTIAVPVSLVGAFMFMQLFGLTINLITLFALVLAIGIVVDDAIVVVEAVHAKMEEEHLSPYKAVKKVLKEISGAVIAITLLMTAVFVPVTFMTGPVGIFYRQFAITMATSIVLSGIVALTLTPVLCAMILKNDHGKPKKKTPIDKFISLFNRVFERLTGKYVKLLNVIVSRRVITFGILAAFCAGIFFTTKKLPSGFIPAEDQGMVYAIIQTPPGSTLERTNDISRQLQHIAEEVEGIQSVSALAGYEVLTEGRGSNAGTCLINLKNWSDRKHNAKEIIEELEERSKEIPGATIEFFQPPAVPGYGAAGGFSLRLLDKTNTGNYKSFEKVNDEFMKELKKRKELSGLFTFFAANYPQYELEIDNKVAMQKGVSIGNAMDALSILIGSTYEQGFIRFGQFYKVYVQAAPEYRKLPQDLLDLYVKNDRDEMVPYSAFMKIKKKQGLNEITRYNMYTSSAINGSPAKGYSSGEAIAAIQEVASKTLPRGYDIDWVGLSKDETNRGNEALYIFLIVLGFVYLVLAAQYESFIIPLSVILSLPAGVFGAFILLKIMGLANDIYAQIGLIMLVGLLGKNAVLIVEFAVQKHQQGATILKAAIEGAKVRFRPILMTSFAFIAGLIPLVVATGPGAVGNRTIGTAAAGGMLLGTVFGVIIVPGLYYIFGRLAEGRTLIKNEDENPLTEEIVE
- a CDS encoding TolC family protein, with the translated sequence MFSKKQYTYILTACLILTFQACKAPSVIEAKLNKTIPKTYATGTVDTTNSATMNWRTYFTDPYLQTLIDTALNKNQELLITFQEIQISRNEVRAKKGKYLPEVNIGAAGGINKVSRYTNIGALEKNVEIEPGKETPEPLQDYLVGLDASWEVDIWKKLRNAKKAAVARYLSSIEGKNFIVTNLISEIARSYYELLALDNQLNILDRNIAIQSNALNIVKIQKDAAKANELAVRRFEAEVLKTKGLRYAILQRITETENRINFLAGRYPQHIERSSEKFVDAELINAKAGIPVQLLSNRPDIKQAELALKAAKLDVKSAKAAFYPSLRITGGVGVQAYNAVYLIKKPESLIFSLVGDLAAPLINRNEIKAKYLNANAKQQQAIYSYEQTILKAYNEVANQLSKINNLNNSYEIKTQQVGALTESINISVKLFKSARADYMEVLLTQRDAVEAKFEMVELKMQQMNAMVNIYQSLGGGWSQ